In one Juglans regia cultivar Chandler chromosome 11, Walnut 2.0, whole genome shotgun sequence genomic region, the following are encoded:
- the LOC108995235 gene encoding TMV resistance protein N-like, translating into MIPLSTQRASSSVPPSSSTSPRPRWIHDVFLNFHGEDTRKSFTDHLYIALEKKGIITFKDDEKLERGKYISQELLKAIRESMYAIPIISKNYASSRWCLIELAQIVECMRETGLTILPVFYHVDPSEVRNQTGAFAEAFARHEEDPNIDMEKIQMWRVALKEVGNISGWHFHLRLRMHDLLQKMGQEIIYDESPEEPGRRSRLWHYKDVLHVLKNNTGTDVIEGMVLNLPNQNEDY; encoded by the exons ATGATTCCCCTAAGCACTCAAAGAGCCTCATCATCAGTACCGCCGTCTTCTTCCACTTCCCCAAGACCTCGATGGATACATGATGTTTTCCTCAATTTCCATGGCGAAGACACCCGCAAGAGTTTTACAGACCATTTATATATTGCTTTAGAAAAGAAAGGTATTATCACCTTTAAAGACGACGAGAAACTTGAGCGAGGAAAGTATATTTCTCAAGAGCTCTTGAAAGCAATACGTGAATCCATGTATGCCATCCCCATTATCTCAAAAAACTATGCTTCCTCAAGATGGTGCTTGATTGAACTTGCCCAGATTGTCGAATGCATGAGAGAGACGGGTTTGACAATTTTGCCTGTTTTCTACCATGTTGATCCCTCTGAGGTACGAAACCAAACTGGGGCTTTTGCAGAAGCTTTTGCTAGGCATGAAGAAGACCCTAATATTGATATGGAGAAGATACAAATGTGGAGAGTTGCTTTGAAAGAAGTGGGCAACATATCTGGATGGCATTTTCATCTTAg GTTGAGGATGCATGATTTGCTACAAAAAATGGGTcaagaaataatttatgatgAATCCCCCGAAGAACCTGGCCGGCGTAGCAGATTGTGGCATTATAAGGATGTCCTTCACGTGTTGAAGAATAATACT GGAACTGACGTGATTGAAGGCATGGTGCTAAACTTACCTAATCAAAATGAGGA TTATTGA